From a single Streptomyces sp. NBC_01264 genomic region:
- a CDS encoding SIS domain-containing protein, which translates to MSESKLAGQFFDAAIGLLERVRDEESARISEAGTVIADAVAAGNKLFAFGAGHSSLPAQDVVYRAGGLALMNFLAVPGTAGIDVMPATLGSALERVDGLAGAVLDSSPASDGDVLVIISLSGRNALPVEMAMNARAIGLKVIGVTSVAYATDTKSRHVSGTFLKDHCDIVLDSKIAVGDAELTHEGIEAPFAPASTVVTSAIMQAVMAAAAGELVARGVEPPLLRSGNVDGGHEWNGRVMQEYGDRIFFRH; encoded by the coding sequence ATGAGCGAGAGCAAGCTGGCCGGTCAGTTCTTCGACGCCGCGATCGGCCTGCTGGAGCGGGTACGGGACGAGGAGTCCGCCCGGATCAGCGAGGCCGGCACCGTCATCGCGGACGCCGTGGCCGCCGGGAACAAGCTCTTCGCCTTCGGCGCCGGGCACTCCTCGCTCCCCGCCCAGGACGTGGTCTACCGGGCCGGCGGGCTCGCCCTCATGAACTTCCTCGCCGTCCCCGGCACCGCGGGCATCGACGTCATGCCCGCCACCCTCGGCAGCGCCCTGGAGCGCGTCGACGGCCTCGCCGGGGCGGTCCTGGACAGCAGCCCGGCCAGTGACGGCGACGTCCTCGTGATCATCTCCCTCTCCGGGCGCAACGCGCTGCCGGTCGAGATGGCCATGAACGCCCGCGCGATCGGCCTCAAGGTCATCGGCGTCACCTCAGTGGCCTACGCGACCGACACCAAGTCCCGCCACGTCTCCGGCACCTTCCTCAAGGACCACTGCGACATCGTCCTCGACAGCAAGATCGCGGTCGGCGACGCCGAGCTCACCCACGAGGGCATCGAAGCCCCCTTCGCCCCCGCCTCCACCGTCGTGACCAGCGCGATCATGCAGGCGGTCATGGCCGCCGCGGCCGGCGAGCTCGTCGCCCGCGGGGTCGAGCCGCCGCTGCTGCGCTCGGGCAACGTGGACGGCGGCCACGAGTGGAACGGCCGCGTCATGCAGGAGTACGGCGACCGCATCTTCTTCCGCCACTAG
- a CDS encoding alpha/beta fold hydrolase yields MVRRLDVTGADGVRLAAWEFRGATAGADPDRATPQPPPGEPAALLLHGLMGRAFHWAGTARWLGASRRVVALDQRGHGQSERPVTSASSVAYGREAFVADAEAAVEQLGLAPVTLIGHSMGALTAWQLAARRPDLVAALVICDMRASALGEASQQEWEEWFRHWPLPFPTQDAARRWFGEDDPRVERPDPGRGEFFAEVMHEAEDGWRPLFSRRQMLTARETWVHDAHWEELAQVRCPTLVVRGLDGELGRAEAQEMVRVLPAGQYAEIPDAGHYLHYDHPAAWRAAVEPFLEGIKASA; encoded by the coding sequence GTGGTACGACGCCTCGATGTGACGGGGGCCGACGGCGTACGCCTGGCGGCCTGGGAGTTCCGCGGAGCGACTGCGGGCGCGGACCCGGACCGGGCGACGCCCCAGCCGCCCCCGGGTGAGCCCGCGGCCCTCTTACTGCACGGCCTGATGGGCCGAGCCTTCCACTGGGCGGGCACCGCCCGCTGGCTCGGCGCGAGCCGCCGCGTCGTGGCCCTCGACCAGCGCGGCCACGGCCAGAGCGAACGCCCCGTGACCTCCGCCAGCTCCGTCGCCTACGGCCGCGAGGCCTTCGTCGCCGACGCCGAAGCGGCCGTCGAGCAGCTCGGCCTCGCGCCGGTGACGCTGATTGGCCACTCCATGGGCGCCCTCACCGCCTGGCAGCTCGCGGCCCGCCGCCCCGACCTCGTGGCGGCCCTGGTCATCTGCGACATGCGGGCGTCCGCGCTGGGGGAGGCCTCGCAGCAGGAATGGGAGGAATGGTTCCGCCACTGGCCGCTGCCGTTCCCCACCCAGGACGCCGCACGGCGCTGGTTCGGCGAGGACGACCCGCGGGTCGAGCGCCCGGACCCAGGCCGGGGCGAGTTCTTCGCCGAGGTGATGCACGAGGCCGAAGACGGCTGGCGCCCGCTCTTCTCGCGCCGCCAGATGCTGACCGCCCGCGAGACGTGGGTGCACGACGCCCACTGGGAGGAACTCGCCCAGGTCCGCTGCCCGACCCTGGTCGTCCGCGGCCTGGACGGCGAACTGGGCCGGGCGGAGGCCCAGGAAATGGTCCGCGTCCTGCCAGCCGGCCAGTACGCCGAGATCCCGGACGCCGGCCACTACCTCCACTACGACCACCCGGCAGCCTGGCGCGCGGCGGTGGAACCGTTCTTGGAGGGCATCAAGGCATCGGCGTAA
- a CDS encoding RNA-guided endonuclease TnpB family protein: MPSVPSSVTLIKDRSGRYWASFVVETAPAADMLSPVDCDQGIDLGLTRFAVLADGTHIASPKYLRRAEKKLKKRQRELSRRKKGSNNRDKARIKVARAHAQVADARRNFHHQWSHRLTSENQAVFAETLNVRGMARGRLAKSVHDAGWSQFLMFCEYKAIRYGRKFVKVARDFPSSQLCSACGFRDGPKPLHIREWTCGNCGTRHDRDWNAGRNVKHEGRRILAAAEPRTPGLGASRR; this comes from the coding sequence CTGCCCTCCGTCCCGTCGAGCGTGACGCTGATCAAGGACCGCTCCGGGAGGTACTGGGCCTCCTTCGTGGTCGAGACCGCCCCGGCCGCCGACATGCTTTCACCAGTCGATTGCGACCAGGGCATCGACCTGGGCCTGACCCGGTTCGCGGTCCTCGCGGACGGGACGCACATCGCCTCACCGAAGTACCTGCGGCGGGCGGAGAAGAAGCTGAAGAAGCGGCAGCGGGAGTTGTCGCGGAGGAAGAAGGGATCGAACAACCGGGACAAGGCCCGAATCAAGGTCGCTCGCGCTCACGCCCAGGTGGCGGATGCGCGCCGGAACTTCCACCACCAGTGGTCTCACAGGCTGACGAGCGAGAACCAAGCCGTCTTCGCGGAGACCTTGAACGTGCGAGGAATGGCGCGTGGCCGCCTGGCCAAAAGCGTGCACGACGCGGGCTGGTCCCAATTCCTGATGTTCTGCGAGTACAAGGCGATCCGGTACGGACGGAAGTTCGTCAAGGTCGCCCGCGACTTCCCCAGCTCCCAATTGTGTTCAGCCTGCGGATTCCGCGATGGCCCCAAGCCTCTGCATATCCGGGAATGGACCTGTGGGAACTGCGGAACCCGGCACGACCGGGACTGGAACGCCGGACGGAACGTCAAGCATGAAGGCCGCCGCATCCTCGCAGCGGCTGAACCACGCACCCCTGGACTGGGGGCCTCACGCCGGTAA
- a CDS encoding citrate synthase 2 yields the protein MSDFVPGLEGVVAFETEIAEPDKEGGSLRYRGVDIEDLVGHVSFGNVWGLLVDGAFNPGLPAAEPFPIPVHSGDIRVDVQSALAMLAPVWGLKPLLDIDEQTARDDLARAAVMALSYVAQSARGQGRPMVPQSEIDKAESVVERFMIRWRGEPDPRHVKAVDAYWTSAAEHGMNASTFTARVIASTGADVAAALSGAVGAMSGPLHGGAPSRVLGMIEEIERTGDAVAYVKKALDKGERLMGFGHRVYRAEDPRARVLRRTAKELDAPRYEVAAALEKAALEELHARRPDRVLATNVEFWAAIMLDFAEVPAHMFTSMFTCARTAGWSAHILEQKRTGRLVRPSARYTGPGVRNPREIEGFADIASTA from the coding sequence ATGTCCGACTTCGTACCCGGTCTCGAGGGAGTCGTCGCGTTCGAAACGGAGATCGCCGAACCCGACAAGGAAGGTGGGTCGCTGCGCTACCGGGGCGTCGACATCGAAGACCTCGTGGGCCACGTCTCCTTCGGGAACGTCTGGGGCCTGCTCGTCGACGGTGCCTTCAACCCCGGCCTGCCGGCCGCCGAGCCCTTCCCGATCCCGGTGCACTCCGGTGACATCCGGGTCGACGTGCAGTCCGCGCTCGCCATGCTCGCCCCCGTGTGGGGTCTGAAACCGCTGCTCGACATCGATGAGCAGACCGCTCGTGACGACCTCGCGCGAGCGGCCGTCATGGCGCTGTCGTACGTCGCGCAGTCCGCGCGCGGCCAGGGCCGGCCGATGGTCCCGCAGAGCGAGATCGACAAGGCCGAGTCCGTGGTCGAGCGGTTCATGATCCGCTGGCGCGGCGAGCCCGACCCGCGCCACGTCAAGGCCGTCGACGCCTACTGGACCTCGGCCGCCGAGCACGGGATGAACGCCTCGACCTTCACCGCGCGCGTCATCGCCTCGACGGGTGCCGATGTCGCGGCCGCGCTGTCCGGGGCGGTCGGTGCCATGTCCGGACCCCTGCACGGTGGGGCGCCCTCGCGCGTCCTCGGCATGATCGAGGAGATCGAGCGCACCGGCGACGCCGTGGCGTACGTGAAGAAGGCCCTGGACAAGGGCGAGCGGCTGATGGGCTTCGGCCACCGCGTCTACCGCGCCGAGGACCCGCGCGCCCGCGTGCTGCGGCGTACGGCCAAGGAGCTGGACGCCCCGCGCTACGAGGTGGCCGCCGCGCTGGAGAAGGCCGCCCTGGAGGAGCTGCACGCGCGCCGTCCCGACAGGGTGCTCGCGACGAACGTGGAGTTCTGGGCCGCGATCATGCTGGACTTCGCGGAGGTCCCGGCGCACATGTTCACCTCGATGTTCACGTGTGCCCGGACCGCCGGCTGGTCCGCGCACATCCTGGAGCAGAAGCGCACGGGCCGCCTGGTCCGTCCCTCGGCCCGCTACACCGGGCCGGGCGTGCGCAACCCGCGTGAGATCGAGGGCTTCGCGGACATCGCCTCCACTGCCTGA
- the pdxH gene encoding pyridoxamine 5'-phosphate oxidase yields the protein MRKQYRSQLVAEESLAEEPMGQFARWFRDAAEANVFEPNAMVVATATPDGRPSSRTVLLKQFDDRGFVFFTNYDSRKGRELAANPFVSLLFPWHPIARQVIVTGTASRIGRDETAAYFRSRPHGSQLGAWASEQSTVIASRAELDRRYAELEARYPEGEQVPVPPQWGGIRVVPDAVEFWQGHENRLHDRLRYVLEAGTWRVERLCP from the coding sequence ATGCGCAAGCAGTACCGCTCCCAGCTCGTCGCCGAGGAGAGCCTCGCCGAGGAGCCGATGGGCCAGTTCGCGCGCTGGTTCCGGGACGCGGCGGAGGCGAACGTCTTTGAACCTAACGCGATGGTCGTCGCGACGGCGACTCCCGACGGCCGCCCCAGCTCGCGCACGGTCCTGTTGAAGCAGTTCGACGACCGCGGCTTCGTGTTCTTCACGAACTACGACTCCCGCAAGGGCCGCGAACTGGCCGCCAACCCCTTCGTCTCCCTGCTCTTCCCCTGGCACCCCATCGCCCGCCAGGTCATCGTCACCGGCACGGCCTCCCGCATCGGCCGCGACGAGACGGCGGCGTACTTCCGCTCCCGTCCGCACGGCTCCCAGCTGGGCGCCTGGGCCAGCGAACAGTCCACGGTGATCGCCTCCCGCGCGGAGCTGGACCGCCGCTACGCGGAACTGGAGGCCCGCTACCCGGAGGGCGAACAGGTTCCGGTTCCCCCGCAGTGGGGCGGCATCCGTGTGGTCCCCGACGCGGTGGAGTTCTGGCAGGGCCACGAGAACCGCCTCCACGACCGCCTCCGCTACGTCCTGGAGGCCGGCACCTGGCGCGTGGAACGCCTCTGCCCGTGA
- a CDS encoding TetR/AcrR family transcriptional regulator, with product MAPVTTETGPKQARSRVTRRHLLEAAVSCLAEQGWAGSTVAVVAERAGVSRGAAQHHFRTREELFTAAVEYMAEVRSTALLDLFPRGAAAARADVVGALIDLYTGPMFRAALQLWVAASHEEQLRPRVAELEARVGRETHRMAVELLGADESVPGVRETVQGLLDMARGLGLANVLTDDTARRARVVAQWARILDSELG from the coding sequence ATGGCTCCGGTGACCACGGAGACGGGCCCCAAGCAGGCCCGCAGCCGCGTCACCCGCCGCCACCTCCTCGAAGCGGCCGTCTCCTGCCTCGCGGAACAAGGCTGGGCCGGATCCACGGTCGCCGTGGTCGCGGAGCGCGCCGGGGTCTCGCGCGGAGCGGCCCAGCACCACTTCCGCACCCGCGAGGAACTGTTCACGGCGGCCGTCGAGTACATGGCCGAGGTGCGCTCCACCGCCCTGCTGGACCTGTTCCCCCGAGGCGCCGCCGCGGCCCGCGCCGATGTGGTCGGGGCGCTCATCGACCTGTACACCGGCCCGATGTTCCGCGCCGCCCTCCAGCTCTGGGTCGCGGCCTCCCACGAGGAGCAGCTGCGGCCCCGCGTGGCCGAGCTGGAGGCCCGCGTCGGCCGCGAGACCCACCGCATGGCCGTGGAACTGCTGGGCGCGGACGAGTCCGTACCGGGCGTACGGGAAACCGTGCAGGGCCTGCTCGACATGGCCCGCGGCCTGGGCCTGGCCAACGTCCTCACCGACGACACCGCCCGCCGGGCGCGGGTGGTAGCCCAATGGGCCCGCATCCTGGACTCGGAACTCGGCTGA
- a CDS encoding transposase codes for MFGVQLRYQYRVYPTPGQAISARRVFGCKRVVWNDALSRIKPVKASNKLLGNPSRRTAEGPYLRVPKNPYLSKALITTAKKTGERAWLSDAPVGVLQQALRDLDKAWAAHEDSKTGKRKGPKVAPPRFKSKKDNRESARFTASDRFKILDDGKLRLPKVGDVRVK; via the coding sequence GTGTTTGGCGTACAACTCCGTTACCAGTACCGCGTCTATCCGACGCCTGGTCAGGCCATCAGCGCCCGCCGGGTGTTCGGGTGCAAGCGCGTGGTCTGGAACGATGCGCTGTCCCGGATCAAGCCCGTCAAGGCGTCGAACAAGCTGCTTGGCAACCCGAGCCGGCGAACCGCCGAGGGTCCGTACCTGCGGGTCCCGAAGAACCCGTACCTGTCCAAGGCTCTGATCACCACCGCGAAGAAGACCGGGGAGCGGGCCTGGCTGTCGGATGCCCCGGTCGGTGTGCTGCAACAGGCGCTGAGGGACCTGGACAAAGCGTGGGCCGCGCATGAGGATTCCAAGACCGGCAAGCGCAAGGGTCCCAAGGTTGCTCCGCCGCGCTTCAAGTCGAAGAAGGACAATCGGGAGTCCGCCCGTTTCACCGCCTCTGACCGGTTCAAGATCCTTGATGACGGCAAGCTGCGCCTGCCGAAGGTCGGAGACGTGCGGGTCAAGTGA
- a CDS encoding PAS domain-containing protein, which yields MTASGRDETADDLLAALLDGMDAALCAFDADGVITHWNREAERILGWSAIEAVGRKGFAGWAVRAADAQDVQDRLMSAQDVPGRQVHEFALLTKDGGRVLVRTQSAGVPGADGKPAGVYCAFSEVHAQIDLERSIALSEALMEDASWGVVLVDVDLRPAVVNVHAARAFGSGRTVLLGRPLGELLAQGVEELEGALQHVLAEGAPPAPLELWVSVRGPEGVRRRCWRCGFLRLASPLAEEPVPLGVALLFQDVTEARQAQLDTAQLRFRSHQLYRAGRAAAECEDPVEAAAVRLEFALAGFAEHALVDVLDPLRDPEPPRLLRWSASPPGLGLPEPGAIPVRYEPGHPALQALDRAGSVRTSAPRGQADGAWAGARRWPEGAAHALCTVLRSRGRSLGTLTFLRGPSRAAFERADAAYAEEVAARVAADLDLATWSPRTA from the coding sequence GTGACTGCATCCGGACGTGACGAGACCGCCGACGATCTGCTCGCGGCGCTGCTGGACGGGATGGACGCGGCCTTGTGCGCGTTCGATGCCGATGGCGTGATCACCCACTGGAACCGTGAGGCCGAGCGGATCCTCGGGTGGTCGGCGATCGAGGCCGTGGGGCGCAAGGGGTTCGCCGGGTGGGCCGTACGGGCCGCCGACGCGCAGGACGTGCAGGACAGGCTGATGTCCGCGCAGGACGTTCCGGGGCGGCAGGTGCACGAGTTCGCGCTGCTGACCAAGGACGGCGGGCGGGTGCTCGTGCGGACCCAGTCCGCCGGGGTGCCGGGCGCCGACGGGAAGCCGGCTGGGGTGTACTGCGCCTTCAGCGAGGTGCACGCGCAGATCGACCTGGAGCGTTCCATCGCCCTGAGCGAGGCGCTCATGGAGGACGCCTCCTGGGGGGTCGTGCTCGTGGATGTGGATCTGCGGCCGGCCGTGGTCAACGTCCATGCCGCCCGCGCCTTCGGGTCCGGGCGGACGGTGCTGCTCGGGCGTCCGCTGGGGGAGCTGCTCGCGCAGGGGGTGGAGGAGCTGGAGGGGGCCCTGCAGCACGTACTGGCCGAGGGCGCGCCCCCGGCGCCGCTGGAGCTGTGGGTGTCCGTACGGGGCCCCGAGGGCGTGCGGCGGCGGTGCTGGCGGTGCGGGTTCCTGCGCCTGGCGTCGCCGCTCGCGGAGGAACCCGTACCGCTCGGGGTCGCGCTGCTGTTCCAGGACGTCACCGAGGCCCGGCAGGCGCAGCTGGACACGGCGCAGCTGCGGTTCCGGTCCCATCAGCTGTACCGGGCCGGGCGGGCCGCCGCCGAGTGCGAGGACCCGGTGGAGGCGGCTGCGGTGCGGCTGGAGTTCGCCCTGGCGGGCTTCGCCGAGCACGCGCTGGTGGACGTACTGGATCCGCTACGGGACCCCGAGCCCCCGCGGCTGCTGCGCTGGTCGGCCTCCCCGCCCGGACTGGGGCTCCCCGAGCCCGGGGCGATCCCGGTGCGCTACGAGCCCGGCCACCCGGCGCTGCAGGCGCTGGACCGGGCCGGGTCGGTGCGGACGAGCGCGCCGCGCGGGCAGGCCGACGGGGCGTGGGCGGGCGCGCGGCGCTGGCCCGAGGGGGCCGCGCACGCCCTGTGCACGGTGCTGCGCAGCCGGGGCCGGAGCCTGGGGACGCTGACGTTCCTGCGGGGACCGTCCAGGGCCGCCTTCGAGCGCGCGGACGCGGCGTACGCGGAGGAGGTGGCGGCCCGCGTAGCGGCGGACCTGGACCTGGCGACGTGGAGCCCGCGTACGGCCTAG
- a CDS encoding metal-dependent transcriptional regulator: protein MSGLIDTTEMYLRTILELEEEGVVPMRARIAERLDQSGPTVSQTVARMERDGLVAVASDRHLELTEEGRRLATRVMRKHRLAECLLVDVIGLEWEQVHAEACRWEHVMSEAVERRVLELLRHPTESPYGNPIPGLEELGEKAEADPFLEEGMVSLAELDPGVEGKTVVIRRIGEPIQTDAQLMYTLRRAGVQPGSVVSVTESPGGVLVGSGGEAAELEADIASHVFVAKR from the coding sequence ATGTCCGGACTGATCGATACCACGGAGATGTACCTCCGCACCATCCTCGAACTGGAAGAGGAAGGTGTGGTCCCCATGCGCGCCCGCATCGCCGAGCGGCTCGATCAGAGCGGTCCGACGGTGAGCCAGACGGTGGCGCGGATGGAGCGCGACGGCCTGGTGGCCGTCGCCAGCGACCGGCACCTGGAGCTGACCGAAGAGGGGCGCCGGCTGGCGACGCGGGTGATGCGCAAGCACCGCCTCGCGGAGTGTCTGCTCGTCGACGTCATCGGCCTGGAGTGGGAGCAGGTGCACGCCGAGGCCTGCCGTTGGGAGCACGTGATGAGCGAGGCGGTGGAGCGGCGGGTGCTGGAGCTGCTGCGCCACCCGACCGAATCGCCGTACGGGAACCCGATCCCGGGGCTCGAGGAACTGGGCGAGAAGGCCGAGGCCGATCCCTTCCTGGAGGAGGGCATGGTCAGCCTGGCGGAGCTGGACCCGGGCGTGGAGGGCAAGACCGTGGTGATCCGCCGGATCGGCGAGCCGATCCAGACGGACGCACAGCTGATGTACACGCTGCGGCGGGCGGGCGTGCAGCCCGGCTCGGTGGTCAGCGTGACCGAGTCGCCCGGCGGTGTGCTGGTCGGCAGTGGGGGCGAGGCCGCGGAGCTGGAGGCGGACATCGCCTCGCACGTGTTCGTGGCGAAGCGCTGA
- a CDS encoding ATP-binding protein, translating into MELGEHHKLADELAGPAAAHPLRQRLRGSQMRALYRAGRQSEALAVYAHLRELFAEELGIDPGVELSALYEAILRQDPALVRVGAGGAGAGAGPGAGAGPGAGPGPGAGRGAAAGPGAGAGPGAGAGPGAGPAAGPAAEPGPASSEEAARGRSRAAGRGGGIGPGGLPAPVSSLVGREEAVARVCAALRAGRLVTLCGPGGVGKTRLALAAAARLEGAHPDGVWFVELAGAHGTSVAETVAATIGMREDDAGGGSVGERLAEALRRRTALLVLDNCEHLLPAAAALAEQLLRRAPGLRVLATSQEPLALSGEVIEAVAPLAEAQAVELFAARAAAAAPGFALGPDTAEAVALICRRLDGIPLALELAATRVRVLGVETLAERLHDRFRLLNQVRRDAPARQRTLRATIDWSWGLLSPAEAAVLRRLSVFAGGFTLEAAETVCADPDAGVAREDVLDLLTRLVDCSLVVSAYGGPADGDPAYGHTAYGDTRLRLLESVAAYGLERLDAAGETDATRQRHAEYCTGFAERAAGHLRGPGQGEWLRRLDRESLNARAALEHAGAGELGRRLVGALSWYWFLRGRIQEATEAGRRAGSPALHAAFALLGGDDSHLDGDFAGAELRSQWLLAHARCGFGSGSGSGSGSGMQVGSELGLLPERFREGGDRWGDGAALLTLSTRAFYDGDLAELRRNAEAAAAVFTELGDRWGLLQTSEQLGILAEVTGDYAAAARLHEDGVRDAQELELWTHASFRLARRGRIALLTGDLAHAADLHGRALRLAEEQSHRPAEQFAAIGLALGARRGGDLDGAEALLRPWLAWNQRLGVDSGAALVLAELGYVAELRADPAASESLHRDGLAAARRTGDPRALALALEGLAGILPPARAASLLGTATALRASAGTPRPQAERADTDRAAARARAALGPEAFTAAFAAGEGLPLGNSSGCWGVSDRWLVLRGGRGR; encoded by the coding sequence CTGGAACTCGGTGAACACCACAAGCTGGCCGACGAGTTGGCGGGCCCCGCCGCGGCGCACCCGCTGCGTCAGCGGCTGCGCGGCAGCCAGATGCGGGCGCTGTACCGCGCGGGCCGTCAGAGCGAGGCCCTCGCCGTCTACGCGCACCTGCGCGAGCTCTTCGCCGAGGAACTCGGCATCGACCCGGGGGTGGAGCTCTCGGCCCTGTACGAAGCCATCCTCCGCCAGGATCCCGCGCTGGTGCGGGTGGGGGCGGGGGGCGCGGGCGCGGGTGCGGGACCGGGTGCGGGCGCGGGCCCAGGTGCGGGACCGGGCCCAGGTGCGGGACGGGGTGCGGCTGCGGGACCGGGTGCGGGCGCGGGACCGGGTGCGGGCGCGGGCCCTGGGGCAGGCCCAGCCGCAGGGCCGGCCGCGGAGCCCGGACCGGCGTCTTCGGAGGAGGCGGCCCGGGGCCGCTCCCGGGCGGCCGGGCGCGGTGGCGGGATCGGTCCCGGGGGCCTGCCCGCCCCCGTCAGCTCCCTCGTGGGCCGCGAGGAGGCCGTCGCCCGGGTGTGCGCGGCACTCCGGGCCGGCCGGCTGGTGACGCTGTGCGGGCCCGGCGGCGTGGGCAAGACCCGGCTCGCGCTCGCCGCGGCGGCGCGGCTGGAGGGGGCCCACCCCGACGGCGTGTGGTTCGTGGAACTCGCCGGCGCGCACGGTACGTCGGTCGCCGAGACGGTGGCCGCCACGATCGGGATGCGCGAGGACGACGCGGGCGGCGGCTCGGTCGGGGAGCGGCTCGCCGAGGCCTTGCGCAGGCGCACGGCACTGCTCGTACTCGACAACTGCGAACACCTCCTCCCGGCCGCGGCGGCCCTCGCCGAACAGCTCCTGCGCCGCGCCCCCGGCCTGCGCGTCCTCGCCACCAGCCAGGAGCCGCTCGCGCTCTCGGGCGAGGTGATCGAGGCCGTCGCCCCGCTCGCGGAAGCCCAGGCCGTGGAACTGTTCGCGGCCCGTGCGGCCGCTGCCGCCCCCGGCTTCGCCCTCGGCCCCGACACCGCCGAGGCCGTGGCCCTGATCTGCCGCCGGCTGGACGGGATCCCGCTCGCGCTGGAGCTCGCCGCGACGCGGGTACGGGTCCTGGGGGTGGAGACCCTGGCGGAACGGCTGCACGACCGGTTCCGGCTGCTCAACCAGGTACGCCGCGACGCCCCGGCCCGCCAGCGCACGCTGCGCGCGACGATCGACTGGAGCTGGGGGCTCCTCTCCCCGGCCGAGGCGGCCGTACTGCGCCGGCTGTCGGTGTTCGCGGGCGGATTCACCCTGGAGGCGGCCGAGACGGTGTGCGCGGACCCGGACGCGGGGGTCGCCCGCGAGGACGTGCTCGATCTGCTCACGCGGCTCGTGGACTGCTCGCTCGTGGTGTCGGCCTACGGGGGCCCGGCGGACGGGGACCCGGCGTACGGACACACCGCGTACGGGGACACGCGGCTGAGGCTGCTGGAGTCGGTGGCGGCGTACGGACTGGAGCGGCTCGACGCCGCCGGGGAGACGGACGCGACCCGGCAGCGGCACGCGGAGTACTGCACGGGCTTCGCCGAGCGCGCGGCCGGGCATCTGCGCGGGCCCGGCCAGGGCGAGTGGCTGCGGCGGCTCGACCGGGAGAGCCTCAACGCCCGGGCCGCCCTGGAGCACGCGGGAGCCGGGGAGTTGGGGCGGCGGCTGGTCGGCGCGCTGTCCTGGTACTGGTTCCTGCGCGGCCGGATCCAGGAGGCCACCGAGGCCGGCCGGAGGGCGGGCTCCCCGGCCCTGCACGCCGCCTTCGCCCTGCTCGGCGGGGACGACAGCCACCTGGACGGCGACTTCGCCGGCGCCGAACTCCGCAGCCAGTGGCTGCTGGCCCACGCCCGGTGCGGATTCGGCTCCGGATCCGGATCCGGCTCCGGCTCCGGCATGCAGGTGGGGAGCGAGCTCGGACTCCTCCCCGAACGGTTCCGCGAGGGCGGCGACCGATGGGGCGACGGGGCCGCGCTGCTCACCCTCTCCACGCGGGCCTTCTACGACGGCGACCTCGCGGAACTGCGCCGCAACGCGGAGGCGGCGGCCGCGGTGTTCACGGAACTCGGCGATCGCTGGGGCCTGTTGCAGACCTCGGAGCAGCTCGGCATCCTCGCCGAGGTGACCGGGGACTACGCGGCCGCGGCACGGCTGCACGAGGACGGCGTACGAGACGCGCAGGAACTGGAGTTGTGGACGCACGCCTCCTTCCGGCTGGCCCGGCGGGGCCGCATCGCGCTGCTGACCGGCGACCTGGCGCACGCGGCCGACCTGCACGGACGGGCCCTGCGGCTGGCGGAGGAGCAATCCCATCGCCCGGCCGAGCAGTTCGCGGCGATCGGGCTGGCCCTGGGCGCGCGGCGCGGCGGCGACCTCGACGGAGCCGAGGCCCTGCTGCGGCCGTGGCTCGCCTGGAACCAGCGGCTCGGGGTGGACTCCGGGGCGGCGCTGGTCCTGGCGGAGCTGGGGTACGTGGCGGAGTTGCGGGCGGATCCGGCCGCGTCGGAGTCCCTCCACCGGGACGGCCTCGCGGCGGCCCGCCGCACCGGGGACCCCCGTGCGCTCGCCCTGGCCCTGGAGGGCCTGGCGGGGATCCTCCCGCCCGCCCGGGCGGCCTCCCTGCTGGGCACGGCGACGGCGCTACGCGCCTCGGCGGGCACCCCGCGCCCCCAGGCGGAGCGCGCCGACACCGACCGCGCGGCGGCCCGAGCCCGCGCGGCCCTGGGCCCGGAGGCTTTCACGGCCGCCTTCGCGGCGGGCGAGGGGCTCCCGCTGGGGAACAGCTCGGGTTGTTGGGGGGTTTCTGACCGCTGGCTTGTGCTGCGGGGTGGTCGGGGGCGTTGA